One window of the Archangium primigenium genome contains the following:
- the lanKC gene encoding class III lanthionine synthetase LanKC, whose product MADGSFFYAFLDPEYFETIERYQPDAQYLDIVKRHVDDSWHFKPGGYWTHCWREASRTRLEQGWKIHLAAAEETAQEVLERTVPVLVGFKVAFKFCADPTMLRLSLNKNAPRTGAGKFVTVYPDTEADFKTQLEALHEATRDLWGPYLLTDRPYNGSKVVFYRYGTHWAREQVNHRGQRLSGMLAPDGTFVEDERVPVFKTPAWVKDPFPPAPAPVKARPAAPAPKAEAPDSAPTRPAPAAKKGAGTLLNNRYRVESAFKFNTSGGIYAGTDTQTGAAVVIREARPLTSKDPDKDEAFQLLAKQARILQRLGDTGLTPRFVDLFQHWEHRFLVEEKLDAETLWGYAIGFSRASPDLRVSHFFTRMRDTVLKIARGLKTIHEHGVVLRDLTRSNIMFTSDQQVKFIDLEFAFELDRDEPFVRSWTDGHSSPEQRRWERPKPGDDCYSLGAMILDQIVFTAPGLDINREGILQSFKQSLEDYHLPLEVYDIVLGLLEQDPAKRWDTDRVIAAFSAIPVPQHDAPLVPMGDVPPPRAPPPEGRRAEIANTLEGISRFILAKADYSRTDRLWPTQGTVYGTNPLNLDYGAAGTAAFLQRQNGQVPAPVVDWMLQRLEGQGHRYPPGLYSGLGGIAMVLQEIGQTAAAREAMETAARSELLHQKSDLYWGDAGWGLANLHFWRHTGEEKYLTRASEAAEYLLSTKQESAKGASWVTDGETRLGFGHGQAGVALFLIYLAQVKQDARYLDTAVKALDFEIAHCQVLSNMLLWYPHVDARPSEPKSPHMRFGTSGIGTSMVRAYVATGETRLRAFADRCANTVSDRHSNKLWFNYGISGYGEFLLDMYRLLGGEEYLNCAHFLAEGILPHRIEREEGIAFASEELFRISCDLGGGSAGIGMFLHRLLHPEQPRFMMLDELLVSNAAGAKGPGLRTGS is encoded by the coding sequence AAGTGCTCGAGCGCACGGTGCCGGTGCTCGTGGGCTTCAAGGTCGCCTTCAAGTTCTGCGCCGATCCCACCATGCTGCGGCTGTCGCTGAACAAGAACGCCCCGCGCACGGGGGCGGGCAAGTTCGTCACCGTCTATCCAGACACGGAAGCGGACTTCAAGACGCAGCTCGAGGCGCTCCACGAGGCGACGCGGGACCTCTGGGGCCCGTACCTGCTGACGGATCGCCCCTACAACGGCAGCAAGGTGGTCTTCTACCGCTACGGCACGCACTGGGCCCGGGAGCAGGTGAACCACCGGGGCCAGCGGCTCTCGGGCATGCTCGCCCCGGACGGCACCTTCGTGGAGGACGAGCGGGTGCCCGTCTTCAAGACGCCGGCCTGGGTGAAGGATCCCTTCCCCCCCGCCCCCGCTCCGGTCAAGGCGCGCCCCGCGGCCCCGGCGCCCAAGGCGGAGGCCCCGGACAGCGCGCCGACCAGGCCCGCCCCGGCCGCCAAGAAGGGCGCCGGCACGCTGCTCAACAACCGCTACCGCGTGGAGTCCGCCTTCAAGTTCAACACCAGCGGTGGCATCTACGCGGGCACGGACACCCAGACGGGCGCGGCGGTGGTCATCCGCGAGGCGCGCCCGCTGACGAGCAAGGATCCGGACAAGGACGAGGCGTTCCAGCTGCTCGCCAAGCAGGCGCGCATCCTCCAGCGGCTGGGGGACACCGGGCTGACGCCCCGGTTCGTGGACCTGTTCCAGCACTGGGAGCACCGCTTCCTCGTCGAGGAGAAGCTCGATGCGGAGACGCTCTGGGGCTACGCCATCGGGTTCAGCCGCGCGTCGCCCGACCTGCGCGTCTCGCACTTCTTCACGCGCATGCGGGACACGGTGCTCAAGATCGCCCGGGGCCTCAAGACGATCCACGAGCACGGCGTGGTGCTGCGCGACCTCACGCGCTCCAACATCATGTTCACCTCGGATCAGCAGGTGAAGTTCATCGATCTCGAGTTCGCCTTCGAGCTCGACCGGGACGAGCCCTTCGTGCGCAGCTGGACGGACGGGCACAGCTCGCCCGAGCAGCGGCGCTGGGAGCGGCCCAAGCCCGGAGACGACTGCTACTCGCTCGGCGCGATGATCCTCGATCAGATCGTCTTCACCGCGCCCGGCCTGGACATCAACCGCGAGGGCATCCTGCAGTCCTTCAAGCAGTCCCTGGAGGACTACCACCTGCCCCTCGAGGTCTACGACATCGTGCTCGGGCTGCTGGAGCAGGATCCGGCGAAGCGCTGGGACACCGACCGGGTCATCGCCGCCTTCAGCGCCATCCCCGTGCCCCAGCACGACGCCCCGCTCGTGCCCATGGGCGACGTCCCCCCGCCGCGCGCGCCGCCCCCCGAGGGCCGCCGCGCCGAGATCGCGAACACGCTCGAGGGCATCAGCCGGTTCATCCTCGCCAAGGCGGACTACTCGCGCACCGACCGGCTCTGGCCGACGCAGGGCACGGTGTACGGCACCAACCCCCTCAACCTGGACTACGGCGCGGCGGGGACCGCGGCCTTCCTGCAGCGCCAGAACGGGCAGGTGCCCGCGCCCGTCGTGGACTGGATGCTCCAGCGGCTGGAGGGCCAGGGCCACCGCTACCCGCCGGGGCTCTACAGCGGTCTGGGCGGCATCGCGATGGTGCTCCAGGAGATCGGCCAGACGGCGGCCGCGCGCGAGGCCATGGAGACGGCGGCGCGCTCGGAACTGCTCCACCAGAAGTCGGACCTGTACTGGGGCGACGCGGGCTGGGGACTCGCCAACCTGCACTTCTGGCGGCACACCGGCGAGGAGAAGTACCTCACGCGCGCCAGCGAGGCGGCCGAGTACCTGCTGAGCACGAAGCAGGAGTCGGCCAAGGGCGCCTCCTGGGTGACGGACGGCGAGACGCGCCTGGGCTTCGGCCATGGCCAGGCGGGCGTGGCGCTCTTCCTCATCTACCTGGCGCAGGTGAAGCAGGACGCGCGCTACCTGGACACCGCCGTCAAGGCGCTGGACTTCGAGATCGCCCACTGCCAGGTGCTCAGCAACATGCTGCTGTGGTACCCGCACGTGGACGCGCGGCCCAGCGAGCCCAAGTCCCCCCACATGCGCTTTGGCACGTCCGGCATCGGCACGAGCATGGTGCGCGCCTACGTGGCCACGGGCGAGACGCGGCTGCGCGCGTTCGCGGACCGGTGCGCCAACACCGTGTCCGACCGGCACTCCAACAAGCTGTGGTTCAACTACGGCATCTCCGGCTACGGCGAGTTCCTGCTCGACATGTACCGCCTGCTCGGAGGCGAGGAGTACCTGAACTGCGCCCACTTCCTCGCCGAGGGCATCCTCCCGCACCGCATCGAGCGCGAGGAGGGCATCGCCTTCGCCTCCGAGGAACTCTTCCGCATCAGCTGCGACCTGGGCGGAGGCTCGGCCGGCATCGGCATGTTCCTGCACCGGCTGCTGCACCCGGAGCAGCCCCGCTTCATGATGCTCGACGAGCTGCTCGTCTCCAACGCCGCGGGCGCCAAGGGCCCGGGCCTGCGGACGGGCAGCTGA
- a CDS encoding peptidase domain-containing ABC transporter, whose translation MTTEPKPAAPPPQPGGVWQRFPALQRLRQRLRRVPEVRQLAATDCGAACLAMVLGYHGREVTLDEAREVTGPGRDGVSARLLLDSGRKLGLRGRAVSIDLNRLPFLQPASILHWDFNHYVVFERMVGEQIQIVDPAQGRRLITREGFSRHFTGVVLLFEPSEDFQKLNTPRAGAFRYLMPLLNQSDTLGRIVVLSAVLQLFVLTVPVLTGMVVDRVVPRGDYQLLSVLGVSLGSLVLFQWVSSLLRGHLLLEMRTRIDASMTLGFLDHLVDLTFAFFQLRPAGDLMMRMGMQATVREILSSTAISTLLDGTMVLIFFALLFVASPWTGLVVLVLGLLQFLLFLFTRERRRSLLSQNLELDAKNQSYQIAMLTGIQTLKAFGAEKRAVENYSHLFVDVQNVTLDRGRLQLHVDSILGALRMASPLILLSLGAWQVLQGQLTLGEMLSLNALAGSMLSPLGNLIGSAAQFQLLGGYLERINEVLDASPEQSRDKPGFSPELKGAIELEKVSFRYSAHSAPVVRDVSLRIEPGQMVALVGRSGAGKSTLANLLLGLYLPTGGRVLYDGVDLNSLDLRSMRAQMGIVLQDPSFFGSSLRDNVTLGSPGLPLERVVEACKLAHVHDDILAMPMQYDTLLVDRGLALSGGQRQRLALARALVHRPAVLLLDEATSALDAITEGQVQQALAELRCTRIVIAHRLSTIRRADLIVVMDAGRLVEMGRHEELLARGGPYAQLVRAQVEQTEPLSQAS comes from the coding sequence ATGACGACTGAGCCCAAACCCGCCGCGCCCCCGCCTCAGCCCGGTGGGGTGTGGCAGCGCTTCCCGGCGCTCCAGCGGTTGCGGCAGCGGCTGCGGCGCGTGCCCGAGGTGCGCCAGTTGGCCGCCACGGACTGCGGCGCCGCGTGCCTCGCCATGGTGCTGGGCTACCACGGCCGCGAGGTGACGCTCGACGAGGCGCGCGAGGTGACGGGCCCGGGCCGCGACGGCGTCTCCGCGCGCCTGCTCTTGGACTCCGGCCGCAAGCTGGGCCTGCGCGGACGGGCCGTCTCCATCGACCTCAACCGGCTGCCCTTCCTGCAGCCCGCCTCCATCCTCCACTGGGACTTCAACCACTACGTCGTCTTCGAGCGCATGGTGGGCGAGCAGATCCAGATCGTGGATCCCGCCCAGGGCCGGCGGCTCATCACCCGGGAGGGCTTCAGCCGGCACTTCACCGGCGTGGTGCTCCTGTTCGAGCCGAGCGAGGACTTCCAGAAGCTCAACACGCCGCGCGCGGGGGCCTTCCGCTACCTGATGCCGCTGCTCAACCAATCGGACACGCTCGGGCGCATCGTGGTGCTCTCGGCGGTGCTCCAGCTGTTCGTGCTCACGGTGCCCGTGCTCACGGGCATGGTGGTGGACCGCGTGGTGCCGCGCGGGGACTACCAGCTGCTCTCCGTGCTGGGCGTGTCGCTCGGCTCGCTCGTGCTCTTCCAGTGGGTGTCGTCGCTCTTGCGCGGCCACCTGCTCCTGGAGATGCGCACCCGCATCGACGCGAGCATGACGCTCGGCTTCCTGGATCACCTGGTGGACCTGACGTTCGCCTTCTTCCAGCTGCGGCCCGCGGGCGATCTGATGATGCGCATGGGCATGCAGGCCACCGTGCGGGAGATCCTCTCCTCCACGGCCATCTCCACGCTGCTCGATGGCACCATGGTGCTCATCTTCTTCGCGCTCTTGTTCGTGGCGAGCCCCTGGACGGGGCTCGTGGTGCTGGTGCTGGGCCTCCTGCAGTTCCTGCTCTTCCTCTTCACCCGCGAGCGCCGCCGCAGCCTGCTGTCGCAGAACCTGGAGCTGGACGCGAAGAACCAGAGCTACCAGATCGCCATGCTCACCGGCATCCAGACGCTCAAGGCGTTCGGCGCGGAGAAGCGGGCGGTGGAGAACTACTCGCACCTGTTCGTGGACGTGCAGAACGTGACCCTGGACCGGGGACGGCTGCAACTGCACGTCGACTCCATCCTCGGCGCGCTGCGCATGGCCTCGCCGCTCATCCTGCTCAGCCTGGGCGCCTGGCAGGTGCTCCAGGGCCAGCTCACACTCGGCGAGATGCTGAGCCTCAATGCCCTGGCGGGCAGCATGCTCTCGCCCCTGGGCAACCTCATCGGCTCGGCGGCGCAGTTCCAGCTGCTGGGCGGCTACCTGGAGCGCATCAACGAGGTGCTGGACGCCTCACCCGAGCAGTCCCGGGACAAGCCCGGCTTCTCCCCCGAGCTCAAGGGCGCCATCGAGCTGGAGAAGGTCTCCTTCCGCTACAGCGCGCACTCGGCCCCGGTGGTGCGCGACGTGTCCCTGCGCATCGAGCCCGGGCAGATGGTGGCGCTCGTGGGCCGCTCGGGCGCGGGCAAGTCCACGCTGGCCAACCTGCTCCTGGGCCTGTACCTGCCCACCGGCGGACGGGTGCTCTACGACGGGGTGGATCTCAACAGCCTGGATTTGCGCTCGATGCGCGCGCAGATGGGCATCGTGCTGCAGGATCCGTCCTTCTTCGGCTCGTCCCTGCGCGACAACGTCACGCTCGGCAGCCCTGGCCTGCCGCTGGAGCGTGTGGTGGAGGCGTGCAAGCTCGCGCACGTCCACGACGACATCCTCGCCATGCCCATGCAGTACGACACGCTGCTGGTGGATCGCGGCCTGGCGCTGTCCGGCGGGCAGCGCCAGCGGCTGGCCCTGGCGCGCGCCCTGGTGCATCGCCCGGCGGTGCTGCTGCTGGACGAGGCCACGAGCGCCCTGGACGCCATCACCGAGGGGCAGGTGCAGCAGGCGCTGGCGGAGCTGCGCTGCACGCGCATCGTCATCGCCCACCGGCTGAGCACCATCCGCCGCGCGGACCTCATCGTGGTGATGGACGCGGGGCGGCTGGTGGAGATGGGCCGCCACGAGGAGTTGCTCGCGCGGGGTGGCCCCTACGCCCAGCTCGTCCGGGCGCAGGTGGAGCAGACCGAGCCCCTGTCCCAGGCGAGCTGA
- a CDS encoding efflux RND transporter periplasmic adaptor subunit yields the protein MLSPGWTRWTFWVLVAMLGTGVLMCLVGTVSEYATGPAIIRMNQRRDVMAQGAGVVVSVEVQPGQRVAAGQVLVTLQTEEERSSLVRIEHEMEMLLVRYMRDLSDQSARQALTALGAEREQAQARIEARAQRAPVAGIVGDVRIQPGQYLTVGTLVASIVEDNASAYLLALLPGYYRPFLSPGMPLRVELDGFQYEYRELRIESVGEQLIGPGELKRYLGPDLADTVETKGPIVLVRAAIPSRTFSVRGRTLGYFEGMPARAQVAVRAEPIFLAMIPGLKVLFPHDD from the coding sequence ATGCTGTCGCCGGGCTGGACGCGGTGGACGTTCTGGGTGCTGGTGGCGATGCTGGGCACGGGCGTGCTCATGTGCCTGGTGGGCACGGTGTCCGAGTACGCCACCGGGCCGGCCATCATCCGGATGAACCAGCGCCGGGACGTGATGGCGCAGGGGGCGGGGGTGGTGGTGTCCGTGGAGGTGCAGCCCGGCCAGCGCGTGGCGGCGGGCCAGGTGCTGGTGACGCTCCAGACGGAGGAGGAGCGCTCGTCGCTGGTGCGCATCGAGCACGAGATGGAGATGCTGCTGGTGCGCTACATGCGCGACCTGTCGGACCAGTCCGCGCGCCAGGCGCTCACGGCGCTCGGGGCCGAGCGCGAGCAGGCCCAGGCGCGCATCGAGGCCCGGGCCCAGCGCGCGCCCGTGGCGGGCATCGTGGGGGACGTGCGCATCCAGCCGGGCCAGTACCTCACGGTGGGCACGCTCGTGGCGTCCATCGTGGAGGACAACGCGTCGGCGTACCTGCTGGCGCTCTTGCCCGGCTACTACCGGCCCTTTTTGAGCCCCGGCATGCCCCTGCGCGTGGAGCTGGACGGCTTCCAGTACGAGTACCGCGAGCTGCGCATCGAGTCCGTGGGCGAGCAGCTCATCGGCCCCGGCGAGCTCAAGCGCTACCTGGGGCCGGACCTGGCGGACACGGTGGAGACGAAGGGGCCCATCGTGCTGGTGCGCGCGGCCATCCCCTCGCGGACCTTCTCCGTGCGCGGCCGCACCCTGGGCTACTTCGAGGGCATGCCCGCCCGGGCCCAGGTCGCCGTGCGCGCCGAGCCCATCTTCCTCGCCATGATTCCGGGCCTCAAGGTGCTCTTCCCCCATGACGACTGA